GGTCTGCTGCTCGGGCACGAACTGCCCGGTGGTCTGCGAACCGTGGAACAGGCCGGTGCCGGTGAGTCCGCCGGAGCCGATCGCGATCCGCGCCTGGTTGGTGTTGTAGCCGACGCCCGCCGGGTCCAGCTCCGGGTTGGCGAAGGCCGCGAAGCGGTTGATCTGGTACTCGTCGAGCACACCGAGCTGCCAGACGAGCAGCGCCCCCGCCGCACCGGCACTGATCAGCCCGAGCACCCACCGGTTGGAAGCGCCGGAGGCGAGCAGCACGCCGAGCACGATCAGGACCATCACCATGACCGAACCGAGGTCCGGCATCAGCATCACGATCAGGATCGGCACCGCGGCGAGCCCCAGCGCCTGGAGCACCGTGCGGTGGTCCGGATGCTCACGGTCGCCCGCGTCGACCCGGGCCGCGAGCAGCATCGCCATGCCGAGGATGATCGTGATCTTGCAGAACTCCGAGGGCTGCAGGGAGAACCCGGCCGGGAACACCAGCCAGGCGTGCGCGCCGTTGATGGTGGCGCCGAGCGGTGTCAGCACCAGCAGGATCAGGAAGAGCGAGATGCCGTACAGGATCGGCACCACCGTGCGCAGCCCCCGGTGGCCGAGCCACACCGTGCCGACCATCAGCGCGAGACCGATCCCGGTGTTCAGCAGGTGCCGGAACAGGAAGTAGTACGGGTCGCC
This is a stretch of genomic DNA from Streptomyces sp. NA04227. It encodes these proteins:
- the rodA gene encoding rod shape-determining protein RodA; protein product: MAGANGFSVPGYGPERSTVARLLARDSPLRRLDWPMLLAALALSMIGTALVYSATRNRTELNQGDPYYFLFRHLLNTGIGLALMVGTVWLGHRGLRTVVPILYGISLFLILLVLTPLGATINGAHAWLVFPAGFSLQPSEFCKITIILGMAMLLAARVDAGDREHPDHRTVLQALGLAAVPILIVMLMPDLGSVMVMVLIVLGVLLASGASNRWVLGLISAGAAGALLVWQLGVLDEYQINRFAAFANPELDPAGVGYNTNQARIAIGSGGLTGTGLFHGSQTTGQFVPEQQTDFVFTVAGEELGFVGAGAILLLLGVVLWRACRIARETTELYGTIVAAGIIAWFAFQSFENIGMTLGIMPVAGLPLPFVSYGGSSMFAVWIAIGLLQSIRVQKPLSA